In one Solanum lycopersicum chromosome 11, SLM_r2.1 genomic region, the following are encoded:
- the LOC101250654 gene encoding uncharacterized protein isoform X2, whose product MSEIVMDFCRSFLGLSVVVVVVVHICDLGYADSYVSAIGDPEMKNPNSRFAFEAWNFCNEVGTEAPNMGSPRLADCADLHASTSLTDILGGPLLRKRSTCKVHHRVTEVDNRLGVGDKIPDGSYKADMNPDLYAVEKERYLGSLCEVNDSGDPWYYWMIMLKNGNFDKTTTLCPENGRKVSKIVTGRKFPCFGEGCMNQPLVYHNYSRIVYGEHSSLIGGFYGTYDLDSNLTAGVDGKSFFSVSWRKNLSTGSWIISNKLTTSSKYPWLMLYLRSDAAKGFNGGYHYSGRGIMKKLPESPNFKVKLTLEVRQGGGSNSQFYFLDIGSCWKNSGEPCDGNVLTDVTRYSEMIINPATTSWCRPDNLVSCPPYHIRPNGEMIYRNDTSRFPYSAYHLYCAPGNANYLEKPYDICDPYSNPQAQELIQILPHPEWGVHGYPSKQGEGWIGDARSWELDVGALSNRLYFYQDPGTKPAKRVWCSLNVGTEIYVSSQGATAEWTVSDFDVLIPEDDKGDVRAVL is encoded by the exons ATGAGTGAAATAGTGATGGATTTCTGTAGGTCATTTTTAGgtttaagtgttgttgttgttgttgttgttcataTTTGTGATTTGGGTTATGCAGATTCATATGTTTCTGCAATTGGTGACCCTGAAATGAAAAACCCAAATTCAAGATTTGCATTTGAAGCTTGGAATTTCTGCAATGAAGTTGGAACTGAGGCTCCCAATATGGGCAGCCCCAGGCTTGCTGACTGTGCTGATCTTCACGCTTCTACTTCTCTCACAG ATATTCTGGGCGGTCCGCTTCTTCGAAAACGGAGCACTTGTAAAGTACACCACAGAGTAACGGAAGTAGACAATAGATTAGGAGTTGGAGATAAAATTCCAGATGGGAGTTATAAAGCTGACATGAATCCTGATCTTTATGCTGTGGAAAAGGAGCGGTACCTTGGTTCACTTTGTGAAGTGAATGATTCTGGTGACCCATGGTATTATTGGATGATAATGCTTAAAAATGGAAATTTTGACAAGACGACGACTCTTTGTCCTGAAAATGGTAGGAAAGTTTCTAAGATAGTGACTGGTAGAAAATTTCCATGTTTTGGCGAGGGCTGCATGAACCAGCCACTTGTCTACCATAACTActcaaggatagtatatggggAGCATTCATCCTTGATAGGAGGCTTCTATGGAACATATGACCTTGATTCAAATTTAACTGCCGGTGTCGATggaaaatcttttttttcagTTTCATGGCGGAAGAATTTAAGCACAGGTAGTTGGATTATCTCTAACAAATTGACGACATCATCCAAGTATCCATGGCTTATGTTGTATCTAAGATCAGATGCAGCAAAAGGGTTCAATGGAGGATATCACTACAGTGGCCGTGGAATTATGAAAAAG CTTCCGGAATCACCAAATTTCAAGGTAAAGTTGACACTAGAAGTTAGACAAGGAGGAGGCTCCAATAGCCAGTTTTATTTTCTCGACATTGGAAGCTGCTGGAAAAATAGTGGAGAGCCATGTGATGGAAATGTTTTAACAGATGTGACGAGATATAGTGAGATGATCATCAATCCAGCAACGACAAGTTGGTGTCGTCCTGATAACCTCGTGTCCTGTCCACCCTACCACATTAGGCCTAATGGGGAGATGATATACAGAAATGATACTTCTCGGTTCCCATACTCTGCTTATCATCTATATTGTGCTCCTGGAAATGCAAATTATTTAGAGAAACCATATGATATCTGTGATCCATACAGCAATCCACAAGCTCAAGAACTGATACAAATCCTGCCACATCCTGAGTGGGGTGTGCATGGTTATCCTTCAAAGCAAGGAGAAGGGTGGATTGGGGATGCTAGGAGTTGGGAGCTTGATGTAGGAGCATTATCTAATCGTTTATACTTTTACCAG GATCCAGGAACCAAACCAGCAAAGCGTGTGTGGTGTTCACTTAATGTTGGTACGGAAATATATGTTAGCAGCCAAGGAGCTACTGCTGAATGGACTGTCAGTGATTTTGATGTATTGATTCCTGAAGATGATAAAGGTGATGTTAGGGCAGTTCTGTAA
- the LOC101250654 gene encoding uncharacterized protein isoform X1, with the protein MSEIVMDFCRSFLGLSVVVVVVVHICDLGYADSYVSAIGDPEMKNPNSRFAFEAWNFCNEVGTEAPNMGSPRLADCADLHASTSLTGHQDILGGPLLRKRSTCKVHHRVTEVDNRLGVGDKIPDGSYKADMNPDLYAVEKERYLGSLCEVNDSGDPWYYWMIMLKNGNFDKTTTLCPENGRKVSKIVTGRKFPCFGEGCMNQPLVYHNYSRIVYGEHSSLIGGFYGTYDLDSNLTAGVDGKSFFSVSWRKNLSTGSWIISNKLTTSSKYPWLMLYLRSDAAKGFNGGYHYSGRGIMKKLPESPNFKVKLTLEVRQGGGSNSQFYFLDIGSCWKNSGEPCDGNVLTDVTRYSEMIINPATTSWCRPDNLVSCPPYHIRPNGEMIYRNDTSRFPYSAYHLYCAPGNANYLEKPYDICDPYSNPQAQELIQILPHPEWGVHGYPSKQGEGWIGDARSWELDVGALSNRLYFYQDPGTKPAKRVWCSLNVGTEIYVSSQGATAEWTVSDFDVLIPEDDKGDVRAVL; encoded by the exons ATGAGTGAAATAGTGATGGATTTCTGTAGGTCATTTTTAGgtttaagtgttgttgttgttgttgttgttcataTTTGTGATTTGGGTTATGCAGATTCATATGTTTCTGCAATTGGTGACCCTGAAATGAAAAACCCAAATTCAAGATTTGCATTTGAAGCTTGGAATTTCTGCAATGAAGTTGGAACTGAGGCTCCCAATATGGGCAGCCCCAGGCTTGCTGACTGTGCTGATCTTCACGCTTCTACTTCTCTCACAG GTCACCAAGATATTCTGGGCGGTCCGCTTCTTCGAAAACGGAGCACTTGTAAAGTACACCACAGAGTAACGGAAGTAGACAATAGATTAGGAGTTGGAGATAAAATTCCAGATGGGAGTTATAAAGCTGACATGAATCCTGATCTTTATGCTGTGGAAAAGGAGCGGTACCTTGGTTCACTTTGTGAAGTGAATGATTCTGGTGACCCATGGTATTATTGGATGATAATGCTTAAAAATGGAAATTTTGACAAGACGACGACTCTTTGTCCTGAAAATGGTAGGAAAGTTTCTAAGATAGTGACTGGTAGAAAATTTCCATGTTTTGGCGAGGGCTGCATGAACCAGCCACTTGTCTACCATAACTActcaaggatagtatatggggAGCATTCATCCTTGATAGGAGGCTTCTATGGAACATATGACCTTGATTCAAATTTAACTGCCGGTGTCGATggaaaatcttttttttcagTTTCATGGCGGAAGAATTTAAGCACAGGTAGTTGGATTATCTCTAACAAATTGACGACATCATCCAAGTATCCATGGCTTATGTTGTATCTAAGATCAGATGCAGCAAAAGGGTTCAATGGAGGATATCACTACAGTGGCCGTGGAATTATGAAAAAG CTTCCGGAATCACCAAATTTCAAGGTAAAGTTGACACTAGAAGTTAGACAAGGAGGAGGCTCCAATAGCCAGTTTTATTTTCTCGACATTGGAAGCTGCTGGAAAAATAGTGGAGAGCCATGTGATGGAAATGTTTTAACAGATGTGACGAGATATAGTGAGATGATCATCAATCCAGCAACGACAAGTTGGTGTCGTCCTGATAACCTCGTGTCCTGTCCACCCTACCACATTAGGCCTAATGGGGAGATGATATACAGAAATGATACTTCTCGGTTCCCATACTCTGCTTATCATCTATATTGTGCTCCTGGAAATGCAAATTATTTAGAGAAACCATATGATATCTGTGATCCATACAGCAATCCACAAGCTCAAGAACTGATACAAATCCTGCCACATCCTGAGTGGGGTGTGCATGGTTATCCTTCAAAGCAAGGAGAAGGGTGGATTGGGGATGCTAGGAGTTGGGAGCTTGATGTAGGAGCATTATCTAATCGTTTATACTTTTACCAG GATCCAGGAACCAAACCAGCAAAGCGTGTGTGGTGTTCACTTAATGTTGGTACGGAAATATATGTTAGCAGCCAAGGAGCTACTGCTGAATGGACTGTCAGTGATTTTGATGTATTGATTCCTGAAGATGATAAAGGTGATGTTAGGGCAGTTCTGTAA